In Ureibacillus thermophilus, the genomic stretch ACAATGCGTTGTCGAGGAAGGTGTCACTTGGGAGACACAGCGGCGCAAAGCAGCGGGGAAATTGACATTTACAGTCTTGAAAGATGAGGCGTTAGGATTTCAAGAAGGCAATCCAGTCATTTTTAAATATAACGGAAACAAAATATTTTACGGTTTTGTGTTTACAAAAGAGCGTCAAAACAACGACAAAATTAAAGTGACTGCTTACGATCAATTACGTTATTTAAAAAATAAAGATACTTATGTATTTACGAATAAATCGGCTGTGCAAATCTTAAAAACGATTGCAGCCGATTTTAATTTGAATTTCGTTAGTGCAGATGACACGAAGTATTACATCCCAACGTTGACGGCCGATAACAAAGAACTGTTTGAAATTATTCAAATGGCGTTGGATGAGACGACAGCCAACACGGGCGAAGTGTTTGTGTTATACGATGAGTTCGGGAAATTAATATTAAATAATATGAAAGACATGCGTTTGAACATTTTAATCGACGAAGAAACGGGCGAAAGCTTTAATTATACAACGAGCATTGACAATGAAACTTATAACAAAATAAAACTCGTTTATGAAGACAAAAAGAACGGAAAACGAGAGATTTATATTGCTCAAGACACCAATAACATCAATAAATGGGGAGTATTACAGTATTTTGAGACCATTCAAGAAAGTGCGAATGGAAAACTAAAAGCTGACACATTGCTCAAACAATTTAATCGTAAATCTCGTAAACTCTCAGTAAATAAAGTGTTTGGGGATGTACGTGTACGTGGTGGCTCCGTTTTACCAGTCGCGTTATATCTTGGTGATATAACCGTAGCAAATTACATGGTGGTTGAAAGTGTTAAGCACACATTTAATGAATCTTCGCACACGATGGACTTGCAATTGATTGGCGGTGAGTTTATTGCGTAATGTTAACGACTTAGTAAAGTTGATTAAAAAGGCAGCGGTCGAAGCAGTAAACGCATCAGATCCGACAGCAATTAGATATGGAGAAGTTATCAACGAAAATCCATTACAAATTCGAATCGACCAGAAGTTAATTCTTGGAGAAGCGCAATTAAAACTCACTCGAAATGTCACGGATTTTGAAGTTGACATGACGATGAATCACGAAACAGAGAGTGCAAGCGGTGGAAGCGGATATTCGGAATTCGCTCCGCACAAACATGAATATAAAGGTCGAAAAAAATTTCTAGTGCATAACAGTTTAAAAAATGGCGAAAAAGTGCTGCTCATACGTATGCAAGGTGGTCAGCAATATATCGTGGTAGATAGGGTGTGATAACGTGTTACCACAAACTAACAACGATTTATTAAATGATTTCGAAGAAGTACAACAACCGTCAAAAACTTATCGAATCGACTTAGAAAAAAATCGTATTGTTGGCTATGTCGACGGCAAGGAAGCGATTAAGCAATTCATCTATAAAACTCTTTCTACCGAAAGATACGAGCATATCATTTATTCTTGGAACTACGGGGCAGAACTCGCTAAATTATTCGGACAACCAATTCCATATGTTTACAGCGAGATAAAAAGATTAATTACAGAAGCATTGACACAAGACGACAGAATTACAAGTGTCAACGCTTTTTCTTTTGGCCATAAGAAGAATAAAGTGTTTGTCTCGTTTGTTGCCCATACAATTTACGGCGAAGTTGACGCTTCTTGGGAGGTGAAAATTGCGTAATGTTTGAGAACATAACCCCGGAACGTTTGTTAGAAGAAGCACTTAGTCAAGTGCCGAATGATATTGACAAGCGAGAAGGTTCGATTATTTATGATGCGTTGGCTCCGCACACAATTCAGTTGTACCAACTCTATCTCTCGATGGAATCATTAATTAACGAAATGTTTGGCGATACAGCTTCGAGGGAATTTTTAATACGGTTATGTTTGGATCGTGGTATAACACCAAAACCTGCCACGCATGCAATACTAAAAGGAGAATTTAACATCGATATTCCGATTGGTTCAAGGTTTTCGCTTGATGAATTGAATTATGTTGCTAGCAAACGAATATCACAAGGTATATATGAAATACAATGCGAAACAGCTGGATCCATTGGGAACACTCGGTTTGGCACGCTTATTCCAATTGAATATATTGATGGACTTCAAAAAGCAGAACTAACCGAATTGCTTGTACCAGGAGAAGATGAAGAAAGTACGGAATCTTTAAGAAAAAGGTATCTCGAAAGTTTTGATTCCAAAGCATATGGCGGAAATCGAAAGGATTATAAGGATAAAGTACACGAGTTACAGGGTGTAGGTGGTGTTAAAGCGGTACGTTTCAGGGATGGAATGCACAATGTATTGTTAGTAGTCATGGATTCACAGTATCGAACACCTTCACAATCATTACTAAATGATTTGCAAACTGTCATTGACCCAGAAGGTAACAAAGGTGAAGGGTTAGGAATAGCACCGATAGGCCACGTAGTAAAAATTGAAGGTGTCATTGAAGTACCTGTTAATATTACACTCAACATTACTTACGAAGAAAGCTATGCATGGGAGGATATTGAGCTTGAAGTTCATCAAGCGATTGACGATTACTTCCTTGAACTCAAAAAAACTTG encodes the following:
- a CDS encoding XkdQ/YqbQ family protein, giving the protein MANVELIIQNGNKIQQCVVEEGVTWETQRRKAAGKLTFTVLKDEALGFQEGNPVIFKYNGNKIFYGFVFTKERQNNDKIKVTAYDQLRYLKNKDTYVFTNKSAVQILKTIAADFNLNFVSADDTKYYIPTLTADNKELFEIIQMALDETTANTGEVFVLYDEFGKLILNNMKDMRLNILIDEETGESFNYTTSIDNETYNKIKLVYEDKKNGKREIYIAQDTNNINKWGVLQYFETIQESANGKLKADTLLKQFNRKSRKLSVNKVFGDVRVRGGSVLPVALYLGDITVANYMVVESVKHTFNESSHTMDLQLIGGEFIA
- a CDS encoding DUF2577 domain-containing protein, with product MRNVNDLVKLIKKAAVEAVNASDPTAIRYGEVINENPLQIRIDQKLILGEAQLKLTRNVTDFEVDMTMNHETESASGGSGYSEFAPHKHEYKGRKKFLVHNSLKNGEKVLLIRMQGGQQYIVVDRV
- a CDS encoding DUF2634 domain-containing protein: MLPQTNNDLLNDFEEVQQPSKTYRIDLEKNRIVGYVDGKEAIKQFIYKTLSTERYEHIIYSWNYGAELAKLFGQPIPYVYSEIKRLITEALTQDDRITSVNAFSFGHKKNKVFVSFVAHTIYGEVDASWEVKIA
- a CDS encoding baseplate J/gp47 family protein, whose product is MFENITPERLLEEALSQVPNDIDKREGSIIYDALAPHTIQLYQLYLSMESLINEMFGDTASREFLIRLCLDRGITPKPATHAILKGEFNIDIPIGSRFSLDELNYVASKRISQGIYEIQCETAGSIGNTRFGTLIPIEYIDGLQKAELTELLVPGEDEESTESLRKRYLESFDSKAYGGNRKDYKDKVHELQGVGGVKAVRFRDGMHNVLLVVMDSQYRTPSQSLLNDLQTVIDPEGNKGEGLGIAPIGHVVKIEGVIEVPVNITLNITYEESYAWEDIELEVHQAIDDYFLELKKTWEDSEQLVVRIIQIETRILEINGVVDVQNTLLNGAPENLILGIFEIPVRGEVSG